The sequence taatcacgattaatcaagTTGACGGCACTAATTTAAACACACATACTATATATTTACAGACTTTTATGTTAAATGCAATTAGTCacaattaatcaatttgacagcactaatatacaaacatatatattcacaaacttttatgttagatgcgattaatcacaattaatcgacTCAGCAGCACtaatttaaacacacacacacacacacaactttacaaacatttatgttagatgcaattaatcatgattaattgatttgacagcatatatatatatatatatatatatatatatatatatatatatatatacacacacacacacatacataatatATTGAAACTAGTAACAATATAATTAACAATGTGCATTGTTAATTAAATAGTATATTagtatatattcaaatattcatcAATACTGAAGCTTTTCTATTCACAATATTGAGTTGTATGTATTCATATTTTGCAGCTGTTTAGGGAGGGTGTTATTGTTCACACATTAATAAAACACTACTTTTATTGATACTTTTTAATCGATTGCTGCCATATTACTATATAACTGTATTTACTCTGACCTCAAGCTCAATATAagcatttgtttgtgtttgtttcagaCTGGTGAATGTTTGTTGGAGTTGCGCGGCCATACGCAGCAGATCACTGCAATGACATCATATACCTTCATCAGAGGCGGAAACGCACACACAGCGCTCATCACAGCCTCATCGGACCGAACACTCAGTGTATCCTTTTACACACATTTGCTGAAGTGTATGTGCGCTTTGTGTTGACGGTTGTCCTTAATTCTACAGCAGTTATGGGATCCAGATTCAGGAAACCGAGTGCAGAATATATCTGATCTTCAGTCCTCTGTGAAGGTACAGTATGTGAAGCGTGTTTGTGGCCACCTTCCTGTTTCAGTGTGCAGGTGGTTTGGATTGTGTGTGTAAACAGGTCTGTTCCTCTTTCAATGTGTGTCGGTGGATTCTGTGTGTTTGCACACTGATTAATGTGACTGTTTTTCAGTGTTTACTGGTGTTGGATTGTTTGAACGTGTGGCTCTCGGGTGGAAATGAACTGTGTGTTTGGAACAGAGACTTTGAGCTGCAGTGTAAAATGGTTCATCACAGTGAtgcaggtacacacacacacacacacgcacacacacacacacacacacacacacacacacacacacacacacacacacacaaatgttgggtttttatgatttatggggactttccatagacataatgatttttattctgtaaatactgtatattatgtcccctacccctaaacctccccatcacagaaaactttctacatttttgcatttcaaaaaaacatcagtatgatttacaagctgttttcctcatggggaccaaataaATGATTATAGGATTACAGATATTGCaatctttgtggggacattttgtctTTATAACCTAGAATATACCAGGACTACataaacacacacgcacacatgaAGGAAGTTCATGCAAAACAAATGCAACACAGGAACTTCAGTCAAAGACCTGAAACTGtctacaaaaacacacaataaCCTTAATACAGCACATATTACTGGTATTTTATAAACTTAAAGTGGCAATATGTAATTTCTGCAACACcgtatgtgaccctggaccacaaaacctgTCATGAGTcgcatgggtatatttgtagcaatagccaacaatacatttgtatgggtcaaaatgaacgaattatcaaagtaaagatcatgttccatgaataTACTTTGTAAATTTCataccgtaaatatatcaaaaatgtatttttgtcagtggatatgcattgctaaggacttcgtTTGGACAGCTGTataggtgattttctcaatattttgatttttttgcacctcAGATTCAagattttcaaataattatcAAATCTCTGCCAAATAtggtcctatcctaacaaaatATACTTCAAAGGAACCCTTTTTTACCCTTTTGACTGGTTTtgccaaaataattttttaaactactttcaaaatgtcttttctgctcaccaaggctgcatttttttaatatcttaaattcagtaaaaatggtaatatttttaagatattattactgtttaaaataactgttttctatttgaatcaattttctgcttaatatttgatTGTTGATGATACATTCagattttcaggattctttgatgaaatgAAAGATCTATTGAATAGCAATAGAAATAGAtgaatagaaatcttttgtaatgcTATACATGTCTTAACTGTCACTTTAGACCCATTTAATGTactcttgctgaataaaagtattaatttcttaaaaaaaaaaatcgtactgaccccagtcttttaaacagtatatatacagtgtatttaaagaattattttaatacatcTTCTGCTTCATTCTGAAGGAATCTCAGCCATGGTGGAGTTACCGAAGAACTTCATTGCAGCTGCCATGGATAAAGAGATTGGtaactgaaaaataattttataccTAAAATGAATTAATGGTACTTTCAACAAATATGTTTCAAAAGATTTACACTCAAGTATAGTTCAGTTTAAAAATTCTCTAAGTAGCAAACACTTTTATGTTGTAGctaaagctatttttttttaaataagcttGCTTGTAGTTAAATGAATGGTTTCTGACGTTTCAGTGATTTTTAAGTTGAACATGTCTGGCTCAGACATTGCGGTTATGGCCATGCGTCATCTAGCTGACCACCACGACACCATCCATTCTCTCATCAACATCAACGGTGAGACATTTGATAGCAATCGATACCAATTTTAATTTCTCGTACACACATTAAGATCGTTTTGTATCTACTAGCAGCTTATTGTTGTGCTTAGTGTTGGTTATTGTTCATCTCAGACGGCTTGTTTGCGAGTGGCTCTCATATCGGTGAGCTCATCATCTGGGATTCAGTGGATTGGACGATCCAGGCTTATGAGCTCATTCTGTGGGAGGAGCCAGCAGGAGAAAGCCAATCGGAGGTCAGACTGACTCACCAGAAACAGATCGAGAGGTCGATTCAACACATGAGCTCAGATGGAGAGGTAAAGGAGCGTTTACCGTCCATTGCATTTATGTATGATAATTTGCCTTACATGGTTAAACCTCTTTCAGTTTATAGTGGCAGCTGTAGGCAGTGGTCTGTATGTTTATAATGTGCCGATGAAGAGTGTGGTGGCGTACAGGAAGATGGCCCATGATTCAAATGTCTTACACACCATGCTGCAGGAGGACGGGTATGAAAGCCATCAAATACTTTCTCAAAAACATCTGTTATGAAGCATTTCAAAGTGTTTCATATTTGTTTTGTAGGCACTTGATGTCGTGCTCCGAGGACGGTAGTGTGAGGATGTGGGAGTTACAGGACCTCCCCCTCCCTGCTGAACCCGCCTCCTCAGGTGAGCAGGACACGCCTCCTTTTGACAGCACAAGCACCTTCAGATCTCATTTCAGCTTCTGTTTTATCTCTTAAAGGACCCCCACGTCATCCaatatgtctt comes from Chanodichthys erythropterus isolate Z2021 chromosome 22, ASM2448905v1, whole genome shotgun sequence and encodes:
- the wdr41 gene encoding WD repeat-containing protein 41 isoform X2; this encodes MTSYTFIRGGNAHTALITASSDRTLSLWDPDSGNRVQNISDLQSSVKCLLVLDCLNVWLSGGNELCVWNRDFELQCKMVHHSDAGISAMVELPKNFIAAAMDKEIVIFKLNMSGSDIAVMAMRHLADHHDTIHSLININDGLFASGSHIGELIIWDSVDWTIQAYELILWEEPAGESQSEVRLTHQKQIERSIQHMSSDGEFIVAAVGSGLYVYNVPMKSVVAYRKMAHDSNVLHTMLQEDGHLMSCSEDGSVRMWELQDLPLPAEPASSGFFGMFGTFSRSSKQSCPPAKKIPEVPGLRSLELTGDLIGHSGAVQMFLSFKEKGLVTCSTDHLLIVWKDGELHSQLRSLAVFQKLEENQEL
- the wdr41 gene encoding WD repeat-containing protein 41 isoform X1 gives rise to the protein MLRWILGGREAQGTVEKSAALFIGEEQPKNCFTEMQVLKGHFDIVRFLVQIDDLRFASAGDDGLVLIWNVETGECLLELRGHTQQITAMTSYTFIRGGNAHTALITASSDRTLSLWDPDSGNRVQNISDLQSSVKCLLVLDCLNVWLSGGNELCVWNRDFELQCKMVHHSDAGISAMVELPKNFIAAAMDKEIVIFKLNMSGSDIAVMAMRHLADHHDTIHSLININDGLFASGSHIGELIIWDSVDWTIQAYELILWEEPAGESQSEVRLTHQKQIERSIQHMSSDGEFIVAAVGSGLYVYNVPMKSVVAYRKMAHDSNVLHTMLQEDGHLMSCSEDGSVRMWELQDLPLPAEPASSGFFGMFGTFSRSSKQSCPPAKKIPEVPGLRSLELTGDLIGHSGAVQMFLSFKEKGLVTCSTDHLLIVWKDGELHSQLRSLAVFQKLEENQEL